From the genome of Polyangiaceae bacterium, one region includes:
- a CDS encoding protein kinase — MPAKLVQIGKPKHRDEARGIQLVASTLPNDYVVYANVDLASGRRAGHTFEHDALVLAPHAVFAVELKSWGGRISGNRDRWTLEDGTPVPSPIPLIAEKARVLKGVLTARSRALNDVWVQGLVLVTGVDAQPFISPDYEHFVATPKTIAKCLTDPTVWGLSARKLDEAQKSTILRVFADGRPVEAPTHIGQHYLLERIASEGSGFEVWRARAPLGETRILHVYPIRGDSEKARKRALEHALREATLQSRIKGSPNLIDYCEYEVVDHPHSIVLRFEDTTSFISARTWIDEHNPGLLDRLRVAKQMASALAWIHDRDVVHRRLSIRAFLVTPELIPASVKLTDLELARDMQGRAPTVSSSALEDPTYRCMAPELVCFGESTPQSDLFSLGATFYELLTGRALFQRPEDVLRPVELSSLHVGDNPVPVEIVSLVAQLVERDRTHRPDNARDVVRLLDESIARLSMTTPPRRDTPEPGDVIQNVYQLVRHLGEGATGSSWEVQHALDGRRFVAKIADADKVDLLRNEANVLQLVTHPNLARYHEIAPYRTGSVLLVHHVQGFDGRTWIEAGDPLSPEQSLALGEGLFGAVGALHQAGYLHRDIKPENVILADRTARPTLIDLGLARLADEDGEITVGSIPYKDPILYEKGKWLVAHDLFAVWLVLYELLTGVHPFDHRPENAKRPRIETSLFPDSFAPNLADRLGTLFAQALSPNLDQRPPTATDAIAQWKAAFVEKAPADPPTTTRKRQKFASSVTASPWGLPDDLSLDASVDALLLSVRASSALERLGVSTVRQVLGLDKRHLDILPNVGRKTRAEIVDLKRTLAERFPEAAPAPPAPTPIQSVFYDRLLGDARSLTELGTVLTDRVRSALEKQSVATIGDLCALQEQSLKKVPGIGVQKISALRGALRVIAGEENRPDTLTELGKALENELGSAFQVLRLRCGLDDGHVVSTADCADRLGISRQRVSQACDVESLRVGASVAAWLVSAVDDILPRAGFAPLDAVATWLEPRYPPGTSASAKGYARLAAVLLEPGRRLIGTEDIEWVCRAPFTPELVIALREKLVQVANWPPVPRREAEAVLWDHLPPEIQGALRRFGADASALLDATRSVCPDVQHASDEALFTPPVSFAQAIERLKPRLHTGIGLHALQKILEEEFKAVGEPHNVHAELRAVGLELRQGVVVDAEDISQKPPAVLPIDPNIPRQIVRPTGPIDVRDLAAARALGGFRVVGLPPGKHHVLCEKLSAELAAVLGDEHVRFVDIDRVVIETLKEEDDRWADALFEDGRKEPRWGFVQETLQAALQVAIVGQTSQGPEARPGIVTVLGRPSLLGPLGLMPWLGGFYERARGGKFGLVVLALPGVVREGRVRLNDEYSLPYTPDMAAVCLVEEAGA; from the coding sequence ATGCCCGCTAAACTCGTCCAAATTGGCAAACCCAAACACCGCGACGAAGCCCGCGGCATCCAGCTCGTCGCCAGTACCCTCCCAAACGACTACGTCGTCTACGCCAACGTCGACCTCGCCTCCGGACGCCGCGCAGGACACACCTTCGAACACGACGCCCTCGTCCTCGCCCCCCACGCCGTCTTCGCCGTCGAGCTCAAATCGTGGGGCGGTCGCATTTCCGGCAACCGCGATCGCTGGACCCTCGAAGACGGCACCCCCGTTCCTTCCCCCATTCCCCTCATCGCCGAAAAGGCCCGCGTCCTCAAAGGCGTTCTCACCGCGCGCAGCCGCGCCCTCAACGACGTCTGGGTCCAAGGCCTCGTCCTGGTCACCGGTGTCGATGCCCAACCCTTCATTTCACCCGACTACGAACACTTCGTCGCCACCCCCAAAACCATCGCCAAGTGCCTCACCGACCCCACCGTCTGGGGACTCTCCGCCCGCAAGCTCGACGAAGCCCAGAAAAGCACCATCCTTCGCGTCTTCGCCGATGGCCGCCCCGTCGAAGCCCCCACCCACATCGGACAGCATTACCTCCTGGAACGAATCGCATCGGAAGGCAGCGGGTTCGAAGTTTGGCGAGCCCGCGCGCCCCTCGGTGAAACGCGCATCTTGCACGTCTATCCCATCCGCGGCGACAGCGAAAAAGCTCGCAAACGCGCCCTCGAACACGCCCTCCGCGAAGCCACCCTCCAAAGCCGCATCAAAGGCAGCCCCAATCTCATCGATTATTGCGAATACGAAGTCGTCGACCATCCCCATTCCATCGTCCTCCGATTCGAAGACACCACCTCCTTCATCTCCGCTCGCACCTGGATCGACGAGCACAACCCCGGCCTCCTCGACCGCCTGCGCGTCGCCAAACAAATGGCCAGCGCGCTCGCTTGGATCCACGACCGCGACGTCGTCCATCGACGCCTCTCCATTCGCGCTTTCCTCGTCACCCCCGAATTGATACCCGCCTCCGTCAAGCTCACCGACCTCGAGCTCGCGCGCGACATGCAAGGACGCGCCCCCACCGTCTCCTCCAGCGCCCTCGAAGACCCAACCTACCGATGCATGGCCCCCGAATTGGTCTGCTTCGGCGAATCCACCCCCCAAAGCGACCTCTTCTCCCTCGGCGCTACCTTCTACGAATTGCTCACCGGCCGCGCCCTCTTCCAACGCCCCGAAGACGTCCTCCGCCCCGTAGAGCTCTCCTCACTCCACGTCGGCGACAACCCCGTCCCCGTCGAAATCGTCTCCCTCGTCGCCCAGCTCGTCGAGCGAGACCGCACCCATCGTCCCGACAATGCCCGCGACGTCGTCCGCTTGCTCGACGAATCCATCGCGCGGCTATCCATGACGACGCCCCCACGCCGCGACACCCCCGAACCCGGCGACGTCATTCAAAACGTCTACCAACTCGTCCGCCACCTCGGCGAAGGCGCCACCGGCTCCTCCTGGGAAGTCCAGCACGCCCTCGATGGAAGGCGATTCGTCGCGAAAATAGCCGACGCCGACAAAGTCGACCTCCTCCGCAACGAAGCCAATGTCCTCCAACTCGTCACCCACCCAAACCTCGCCCGATACCACGAAATCGCTCCTTATCGAACCGGCAGCGTCCTCCTCGTTCACCACGTCCAGGGCTTCGACGGCCGAACCTGGATCGAGGCAGGGGATCCCCTCTCCCCCGAACAATCCCTCGCCCTCGGCGAAGGCCTCTTCGGGGCCGTCGGAGCCCTCCACCAGGCCGGGTACCTCCACCGCGACATCAAACCCGAAAACGTCATCCTCGCCGACCGCACCGCACGTCCCACCCTCATCGACCTCGGCCTCGCACGCCTCGCCGACGAAGACGGCGAAATCACCGTCGGCAGCATCCCCTACAAAGACCCCATTCTCTACGAAAAGGGCAAATGGCTCGTCGCCCATGACCTCTTCGCCGTCTGGCTCGTCCTCTACGAGCTTCTGACCGGCGTTCATCCCTTCGATCACCGCCCCGAAAACGCCAAACGTCCGCGCATCGAAACCTCTCTCTTCCCCGACTCTTTCGCCCCGAACCTCGCCGATCGCCTCGGAACCCTCTTCGCCCAAGCCCTTTCCCCCAACCTCGACCAACGTCCCCCCACCGCAACCGACGCCATTGCACAATGGAAAGCCGCCTTCGTCGAAAAGGCGCCCGCCGATCCGCCCACCACCACACGCAAACGCCAAAAATTCGCCTCCTCCGTCACCGCATCTCCCTGGGGCTTGCCCGATGACCTCTCCCTCGATGCCTCCGTCGACGCCTTGCTCCTCTCCGTCCGAGCATCCTCCGCCCTCGAAAGGCTCGGCGTCTCCACCGTCCGCCAAGTCCTCGGCCTCGACAAGCGCCACCTCGACATCCTCCCCAACGTCGGTCGCAAGACGCGCGCGGAAATCGTCGACCTCAAGCGCACCCTCGCCGAACGTTTCCCCGAAGCCGCCCCAGCTCCTCCGGCTCCAACCCCCATCCAAAGCGTCTTTTACGATCGCCTCCTCGGCGACGCCAGATCCCTCACCGAGCTCGGCACCGTCCTCACCGATCGCGTTCGTTCGGCGCTCGAAAAGCAAAGCGTCGCCACGATTGGCGATTTGTGCGCCCTGCAAGAACAATCCCTCAAGAAAGTCCCCGGCATCGGCGTCCAGAAAATCAGCGCCCTCCGCGGCGCATTGCGCGTCATTGCCGGCGAAGAAAATCGCCCCGATACATTGACCGAATTGGGCAAAGCCCTCGAAAACGAGCTCGGCTCCGCGTTCCAAGTCCTCCGCCTCCGCTGCGGCCTCGACGATGGCCACGTCGTCTCCACCGCCGATTGCGCCGACCGTCTCGGCATTTCCCGCCAACGCGTCAGCCAAGCTTGTGACGTCGAATCGCTCCGCGTCGGCGCCAGCGTCGCCGCGTGGCTCGTCTCCGCCGTCGACGACATCTTGCCCCGCGCCGGCTTTGCCCCCTTGGATGCCGTCGCCACCTGGCTCGAACCTCGATATCCCCCCGGCACCAGCGCTTCCGCCAAAGGATACGCACGCCTCGCAGCCGTTTTGCTCGAACCCGGTCGCCGCCTCATCGGCACCGAGGACATCGAATGGGTCTGTCGCGCGCCGTTCACCCCCGAGCTCGTCATCGCATTGCGCGAAAAGCTCGTGCAAGTCGCCAACTGGCCCCCCGTACCGCGTCGAGAAGCCGAGGCCGTCCTTTGGGACCATTTGCCCCCCGAAATCCAAGGCGCCCTTCGCCGCTTCGGCGCCGATGCCAGCGCGCTGCTCGACGCCACCCGCTCCGTATGCCCCGATGTGCAACATGCATCGGACGAGGCGCTCTTCACGCCGCCCGTTTCTTTTGCGCAAGCGATCGAGCGCCTCAAGCCGCGTCTGCATACGGGCATTGGTCTTCACGCATTGCAGAAGATCCTCGAGGAAGAATTCAAGGCCGTTGGCGAGCCGCACAATGTGCACGCCGAGCTTCGGGCCGTCGGGCTCGAGCTTCGTCAAGGGGTCGTCGTCGACGCCGAGGACATTTCCCAAAAGCCGCCTGCCGTTCTTCCCATCGACCCCAACATTCCTCGGCAAATCGTCCGCCCGACAGGTCCCATCGACGTGCGCGATCTTGCCGCGGCCAGGGCGCTCGGTGGTTTCCGCGTCGTGGGGCTCCCGCCGGGCAAGCATCATGTCTTGTGCGAAAAGCTCTCTGCCGAATTGGCCGCCGTGCTCGGGGACGAACACGTCCGGTTCGTCGATATCGACAGGGTCGTCATTGAAACGTTGAAGGAAGAGGACGATCGCTGGGCCGATGCGCTTTTCGAGGATGGTCGCAAGGAGCCGCGCTGGGGTTTCGTGCAGGAGACGCTTCAGGCGGCCTTGCAAGTGGCCATCGTTGGGCAGACCAGCCAGGGTCCCGAAGCGCGGCCGGGCATCGTCACGGTGCTCGGCCGCCCGTCGCTGCTCGGGCCCTTGGGGCTCATGCCGTGGCTCGGCGGGTTCTACGAACGGGCGCGAGGTGGCAAGTTTGGGTTGGTGGTCTTGGCGCTTCCGGGCGTCGTGCGAGAAGGTCGCGTGCGTCTGAACGACGAATACAGTTTGCCGTATACGCCGGACATGGCGGCGGTGTGTTTGGTGGAGGAGGCGGGGGCATAA
- a CDS encoding AAA family ATPase translates to MIRPIPIGIDDFRKLREEGFEYVDKTHFITEFIDSNNIKVILVPRPRRFGKSMNMTTLKWFLEKRDENLWHLFEGLHVARAGDKYREHFQKYPVVHISLKEAKAEDFETCFRETKRLIGDMYAQHESALEGKLDPRDEADFRAIWRGTADDALYRRSLKNLTRYLHQVHGVRPIVLIDEYDAGIQAGYLHGFYEKAISFFGAFFLAGLKDNMHLERAVMTGILRVSRESIFSELNNVGVYSLLDFEFNTCFGFTEPEVQGLLEKAGMADLMDAVRSFYDGYEFGMVDIYNPWSILSFLARKDRNVVPYWVNVGSNLLIKETMHHHAFAVQEEVETLLGGGVIEKHIHENVVLPDLKEDPRVLWNLLVFSGYLKAARPGPPIPGHPRPPFRLSIPNKEVAEVYRTTFQSWMDRALVGQGGALQELLDALLKGNAPRFEKQLQKFAGSLPSYHDVEGLEPEKFYHGMMIGLLASLEPDYEVRSNRESGEGRPDVLIKPRYAGKAGAVLELKSARKGVTTIEKAMAEGLRQLEENDYAADLRAAGVEKITQMVVAFNGKRVMVLPKGAKAPKRGAIKKVGESIKKAAKKVVAKAKKATKKT, encoded by the coding sequence ATGATCCGACCCATCCCCATTGGCATCGATGACTTCCGCAAGCTTCGCGAAGAGGGCTTCGAATACGTCGACAAGACGCATTTCATCACGGAATTCATCGACTCGAACAACATCAAGGTCATCCTCGTGCCGCGTCCTCGAAGGTTCGGCAAGTCGATGAACATGACGACGCTGAAGTGGTTTTTGGAGAAGCGCGACGAGAATCTTTGGCACCTGTTCGAAGGGCTGCATGTCGCGCGAGCTGGGGACAAGTACCGCGAGCATTTTCAGAAGTACCCTGTGGTGCACATCAGCTTGAAGGAAGCGAAGGCGGAAGATTTCGAAACGTGCTTTCGCGAAACCAAGCGATTGATCGGGGACATGTACGCGCAGCACGAATCTGCGCTCGAAGGGAAGCTCGATCCTCGCGACGAAGCAGACTTTCGGGCTATCTGGCGCGGCACGGCGGACGACGCGCTTTACCGCCGATCGCTGAAGAATCTGACTCGGTACTTGCATCAAGTTCACGGCGTTCGGCCCATCGTCTTGATCGACGAGTACGACGCGGGGATTCAGGCGGGCTACTTGCACGGATTCTACGAGAAGGCCATTTCCTTTTTTGGCGCCTTCTTCTTGGCGGGGCTCAAAGACAACATGCACCTCGAACGCGCGGTGATGACGGGAATCTTGCGGGTGTCGCGCGAGAGCATCTTTTCCGAGCTGAACAACGTGGGGGTGTATTCGCTGCTCGATTTCGAATTCAATACGTGTTTCGGATTCACGGAGCCCGAAGTGCAAGGGCTGCTCGAAAAGGCTGGCATGGCGGATCTGATGGACGCCGTTCGCAGTTTCTACGACGGGTACGAATTCGGCATGGTGGACATTTACAACCCTTGGTCCATCTTGAGCTTTTTGGCCCGCAAGGACCGCAATGTGGTGCCGTATTGGGTGAACGTGGGATCCAATCTGCTCATCAAGGAGACCATGCACCATCACGCATTTGCGGTTCAGGAGGAGGTCGAGACGCTGCTCGGAGGGGGGGTCATCGAAAAGCACATTCATGAAAATGTGGTCCTCCCGGACTTGAAAGAGGACCCGCGAGTATTGTGGAATTTGCTGGTTTTTTCGGGCTATCTGAAGGCCGCTCGACCAGGACCGCCGATCCCGGGGCACCCGCGGCCTCCGTTTCGGCTGTCGATTCCGAACAAGGAAGTGGCCGAAGTTTATCGAACGACATTCCAGTCGTGGATGGATCGAGCGCTCGTGGGTCAAGGTGGAGCGCTGCAAGAATTGCTCGATGCGTTGCTCAAGGGCAATGCTCCGCGATTCGAAAAGCAACTGCAGAAGTTCGCGGGCTCGTTGCCATCGTACCACGACGTCGAGGGACTCGAGCCGGAGAAGTTTTACCATGGAATGATGATTGGGCTGCTCGCATCGCTCGAACCGGATTACGAAGTCCGCTCGAATCGAGAATCGGGCGAAGGGCGGCCGGATGTGCTGATCAAGCCGCGGTATGCGGGCAAGGCGGGGGCGGTGCTCGAATTGAAATCGGCACGCAAAGGTGTAACGACGATCGAAAAGGCCATGGCCGAGGGGCTACGGCAGCTCGAGGAAAACGATTACGCAGCGGATTTGCGAGCAGCGGGGGTGGAGAAGATCACGCAGATGGTGGTAGCTTTCAATGGAAAGCGAGTGATGGTGTTGCCAAAAGGAGCGAAGGCGCCGAAGAGAGGCGCCATCAAGAAGGTGGGCGAATCCATCAAGAAGGCGGCCAAGAAGGTGGTCGCCAAGGCAAAAAAGGCGACGAAGAAAACTTGA
- a CDS encoding AAA family ATPase has translation MKVKPVRFDDSLPILVDVVRAQLGHVALLDGTVLRDAVGCLSFFAGHPLDQAAVDALSEALRSSLGAYARPDRVVAGSSDYGAMAVLSDASAFRVSVDGQMVRVVDRRLVGADWLRAPAATAPPPLRFVFASLKGGVGRTTALSVVAAHLASLGRRVLAIDLDLEAPGLGAMLLPGDTLPEFGMIDALVENGLSGLDAEFYADLVGPSELATRGGRIDVVPAFGRRSVKNPADVLGKIARAYGEDIRPDGTVSTFLDQVRAIVDHLADPERYDAILVDARAGLHETTASAVLGLGAEVLLFGLDEPQTFQGYAAMLSHLARVSPSAGELPEWATRVSMVQGKAPVDADARLDFARRCRELFADVGLGPSPALPHVDLEPLGFSDDVQWDDELPDEIVLPVEWMLPDPVAVLYDAAFQRFDPLNRRDLLSESVYRTTFGELLDRIVPGLDHAAASPSAEEP, from the coding sequence ATGAAAGTCAAGCCAGTGCGCTTCGACGATAGCTTGCCCATTCTCGTCGACGTGGTCCGGGCGCAACTGGGACACGTCGCGCTGCTCGATGGGACCGTCCTGCGCGATGCGGTGGGTTGTTTGTCTTTTTTTGCTGGCCATCCGCTCGATCAAGCCGCGGTCGACGCATTGTCCGAAGCGCTCCGCAGCTCGCTCGGCGCGTACGCGCGGCCCGATCGCGTCGTCGCTGGATCGAGCGACTATGGCGCAATGGCCGTTCTTTCGGACGCCTCTGCATTTCGCGTTTCGGTCGATGGTCAAATGGTTCGCGTCGTCGATAGGCGCCTCGTTGGTGCTGATTGGCTGCGAGCTCCTGCGGCGACGGCGCCACCGCCATTGCGCTTCGTATTCGCGAGCCTCAAGGGTGGCGTGGGTCGAACGACGGCCCTTTCCGTGGTCGCGGCACACCTTGCATCGCTCGGTCGGCGCGTCTTGGCGATTGATCTCGACTTGGAGGCGCCGGGGCTCGGTGCCATGCTCCTGCCGGGAGATACGTTGCCCGAATTCGGCATGATCGATGCGCTCGTCGAGAACGGTTTATCGGGGCTCGACGCCGAGTTTTATGCGGATCTCGTGGGGCCCTCCGAGCTTGCGACGCGAGGGGGGCGAATCGACGTCGTTCCCGCATTCGGCCGGCGAAGCGTGAAAAACCCGGCCGATGTTCTCGGTAAGATTGCGCGAGCGTATGGGGAAGACATTCGCCCGGACGGGACGGTATCGACGTTTTTGGATCAGGTCCGCGCGATCGTCGACCATCTGGCCGACCCGGAACGTTACGATGCGATCTTGGTGGATGCACGTGCAGGTCTGCACGAAACGACGGCGTCCGCCGTGCTCGGCCTCGGAGCCGAAGTCTTGCTCTTCGGTTTGGACGAGCCGCAGACGTTCCAGGGATATGCTGCCATGTTATCGCACCTTGCGCGCGTATCGCCTTCCGCAGGAGAGCTGCCCGAATGGGCGACACGAGTCTCGATGGTCCAAGGCAAGGCACCGGTCGATGCCGATGCTCGGCTCGACTTCGCGCGACGTTGCCGCGAGCTGTTCGCGGATGTGGGGCTCGGGCCAAGCCCCGCTTTGCCACACGTCGACCTCGAGCCATTGGGTTTCTCGGATGACGTGCAATGGGACGACGAATTGCCCGATGAAATCGTCCTGCCCGTTGAATGGATGCTGCCGGACCCTGTCGCGGTGCTCTACGACGCCGCGTTTCAGCGTTTCGATCCGTTGAATCGACGCGACCTGCTCTCGGAGAGCGTGTATCGCACGACGTTTGGGGAGTTGCTCGATCGCATCGTCCCGGGTTTGGACCACGCCGCAGCTTCGCCCTCCGCCGAGGAGCCATGA
- a CDS encoding cytochrome P460 family protein — MKRAILPFVWTLATCFLVGCSENNPNPEPPKADPVFPADYASTYTEVRNCRQSGDHDLNIIRVLADPTALDPYQNQNVVFPVGAVVLKEEYDFADVTCAGPILRWTVMSRLATGSSPETLDWKWQEVDSARKVVSEDLQRCIACHSSCTAANGGFESTCALP, encoded by the coding sequence ATGAAAAGAGCCATCCTCCCCTTCGTTTGGACGCTTGCGACGTGCTTCCTCGTTGGCTGTTCGGAAAACAATCCGAACCCCGAGCCTCCCAAAGCAGACCCCGTGTTTCCAGCGGATTATGCTTCGACCTATACCGAGGTGCGGAATTGTCGGCAAAGCGGCGATCACGATTTGAACATCATTCGCGTGCTCGCCGATCCGACGGCCCTTGATCCGTACCAAAACCAGAACGTCGTTTTTCCCGTGGGCGCCGTGGTGCTCAAGGAGGAATACGATTTCGCGGACGTGACGTGCGCCGGCCCCATCCTTCGGTGGACGGTCATGTCTCGGTTGGCGACGGGAAGCTCGCCGGAGACGCTGGATTGGAAGTGGCAGGAGGTCGATTCGGCGCGAAAGGTCGTCTCGGAAGACCTCCAGCGCTGCATTGCTTGCCATTCCAGTTGCACGGCCGCCAATGGCGGCTTCGAGAGCACATGCGCGCTTCCTTGA
- a CDS encoding protein kinase, which produces MRHDRLNPKQTVAAFADTLAGNAAEHTYRPQELDGAAAPRIAAHLPRATMTFVAGGASDDTAFFLAQANAAPPANPSESDGEAFDVVEVIGRGGMGEVWRAVQRSLGREIAVKRLSLDNEAATSFFLSEARVTARLSHANIVPVHALGRASDGRLMLAMKLVEGQSWADSLQKDRNLERHLQVFLSVCNGVAFAHAKGFLHRDLKPANVMVGEFGQVFVVDWGLAVGLDRRTCDESGILHAHDVRSPAGTPTYMAPELALGDGEAQGPATDVYLLGACLHEIITGAPPHIGADVREVLEKAVESAPIDYPEDTPRELVEICQRAMAKSPTDRYPDVPALRAAVETFLSHEAAREITKKGERAARRLEQLMASFGAEDGDRVDAERALHNAFTEARFAFETALESWPENDQAREGLSAVSRSMLVHAINTEEVGLASRLQVEVDDADLRAKLEALRAKIAARENEFSWLKEHVELLDDARVAKPLGNVFIVAGITGALATIPTRIALDRQAAEAARPITILWLSFAVITCTYAFFVLRRAKRSLVSPRVGFMWAAVGASCLLGGAISIMQGNAPFQNAAYTVLMLSIGFVSHAMQTRRWLLFPAATMFAGAIAMGLFPDRRLEIFGTIWLLSLMGVGLMLRRTASE; this is translated from the coding sequence ATGCGCCACGATCGATTGAATCCAAAACAAACCGTCGCCGCCTTCGCCGATACGCTCGCAGGAAACGCCGCCGAGCACACCTATCGGCCGCAGGAGCTCGATGGCGCAGCCGCACCCAGGATCGCTGCACATTTGCCACGCGCGACGATGACGTTCGTGGCGGGAGGGGCCTCCGATGACACGGCTTTCTTTTTGGCACAGGCCAACGCGGCGCCACCGGCGAACCCTTCGGAAAGCGACGGCGAAGCATTCGATGTCGTCGAGGTCATTGGGCGAGGTGGCATGGGTGAAGTCTGGCGTGCCGTACAGCGCTCGCTTGGGCGCGAAATTGCAGTCAAACGGCTTTCGCTCGACAACGAAGCGGCAACCTCGTTTTTTCTCTCCGAAGCGCGCGTGACGGCGCGTTTGTCGCACGCGAACATCGTCCCGGTGCACGCGCTCGGCCGAGCGTCGGATGGGCGCCTGATGCTCGCCATGAAGCTCGTCGAAGGGCAAAGCTGGGCGGATTCGTTGCAGAAAGACCGCAACCTCGAACGGCATCTGCAAGTTTTCCTCAGCGTGTGCAATGGCGTCGCATTTGCGCATGCCAAAGGCTTTTTGCATCGCGACTTGAAACCCGCGAACGTCATGGTGGGTGAATTCGGCCAGGTCTTCGTCGTGGATTGGGGCCTTGCCGTGGGGCTCGATCGGCGCACGTGTGACGAAAGCGGCATTCTCCATGCGCACGACGTGCGCAGCCCCGCGGGAACGCCGACGTATATGGCCCCGGAGCTGGCGCTTGGGGATGGAGAAGCACAGGGACCAGCCACCGACGTGTATTTGCTTGGAGCGTGTTTGCACGAAATCATCACGGGCGCGCCTCCGCACATCGGAGCAGACGTTCGCGAAGTGCTCGAAAAGGCCGTTGAAAGTGCACCCATCGACTACCCCGAGGACACACCGCGGGAGCTCGTCGAAATTTGTCAACGAGCCATGGCGAAATCTCCGACGGATAGATATCCCGACGTGCCGGCATTACGAGCTGCCGTGGAGACGTTTTTGTCGCACGAGGCTGCGCGAGAAATCACGAAAAAGGGTGAACGTGCAGCACGGCGACTCGAGCAGCTCATGGCATCGTTCGGTGCGGAGGACGGTGATCGCGTGGACGCGGAGCGAGCTCTCCACAATGCATTCACCGAAGCACGATTCGCTTTTGAAACGGCGCTCGAAAGCTGGCCCGAAAACGATCAGGCGCGTGAGGGGTTGTCGGCGGTGTCGCGATCGATGTTGGTGCATGCCATCAACACGGAGGAAGTGGGGCTCGCGTCGCGCCTCCAGGTCGAGGTGGACGATGCGGATTTGCGGGCGAAATTGGAAGCGTTGCGTGCGAAGATCGCCGCTCGAGAAAACGAATTTTCGTGGCTGAAAGAGCACGTCGAATTGCTCGACGACGCGCGCGTGGCCAAACCGCTTGGCAACGTGTTCATCGTGGCGGGTATCACGGGTGCGTTGGCAACGATTCCGACACGAATCGCGCTCGACCGACAAGCCGCGGAAGCGGCCCGACCGATTACGATCTTGTGGTTGTCGTTTGCCGTCATCACGTGCACGTATGCATTCTTCGTGCTTCGGCGAGCGAAAAGAAGCCTGGTATCGCCGCGCGTCGGTTTCATGTGGGCGGCGGTGGGGGCGAGTTGCTTGCTTGGCGGCGCCATTTCCATCATGCAAGGCAATGCCCCGTTCCAGAATGCTGCGTATACCGTTTTGATGCTGTCGATTGGTTTCGTATCGCATGCCATGCAGACGCGGCGCTGGCTCTTGTTTCCGGCCGCGACGATGTTTGCCGGCGCCATCGCCATGGGCTTGTTCCCCGACCGGCGCCTCGAAATCTTCGGCACGATTTGGCTGCTTTCCTTGATGGGCGTCGGGCTCATGCTGCGACGAACTGCGAGCGAGTGA
- a CDS encoding SMP-30/gluconolactonase/LRE family protein, with translation MLRLRKNLLRGCFGGLFSLALVGCGDATVNQGGMTDPCENQVSGSACTWAGMKGQTGFNGDGLLRYETKLNSVQDMVFLPDGSAWLSDFNNYLVRKVRPDGVVESVVGWTDPPFPGDGPVGGVSPGGADGADWQLNHPTSLLLGPDGSVILVGWHNHKLLTIDPDSGWVKVVCGAGAGFAGDGGPATSALFRQPNDATIDDQGNVYVVDQQNQRIRKIDTNDNISTIAGTGTYGTAGDGGPAATAEFSFAFGSNPNPSGNILHHEGKLYISNTENNRIRVLDLASGVIDEFAGTGEKGYGGDGGSAKMAMLSAPRDLEIGPDGDLYFADTDNGCVRAINLDTGVIRTVAGTGELGLDDEENKPATQTKLRRPFGLAFDPDGNLFIMDSLNDRIVKVAK, from the coding sequence ATGTTGCGGCTTAGGAAAAACTTGCTTCGAGGTTGCTTTGGCGGTCTTTTTTCCCTTGCGCTCGTGGGCTGTGGCGACGCCACGGTGAACCAAGGGGGAATGACCGATCCTTGTGAAAATCAAGTATCTGGCAGCGCCTGTACGTGGGCCGGTATGAAAGGGCAAACGGGCTTCAACGGCGATGGCCTTCTTCGCTACGAGACCAAACTCAATAGCGTGCAGGATATGGTTTTCCTGCCCGACGGCAGCGCTTGGCTCAGCGATTTCAACAATTACCTCGTGCGCAAGGTGCGCCCGGACGGCGTCGTCGAAAGCGTCGTCGGGTGGACCGATCCCCCGTTCCCCGGCGACGGCCCCGTCGGCGGCGTATCGCCGGGAGGTGCAGATGGTGCCGATTGGCAGCTCAATCATCCGACGAGCTTGCTCCTGGGCCCCGATGGCTCCGTCATTTTGGTCGGCTGGCACAACCACAAACTCCTGACCATCGACCCCGATTCCGGCTGGGTCAAGGTCGTATGCGGCGCTGGAGCAGGCTTTGCCGGCGATGGTGGACCGGCAACCAGCGCGCTCTTCAGGCAACCGAACGATGCGACCATCGACGACCAAGGCAATGTCTATGTCGTCGATCAGCAAAACCAACGTATTCGCAAAATCGATACGAACGACAACATCAGTACCATCGCGGGGACGGGCACGTATGGCACCGCCGGTGATGGTGGCCCGGCCGCAACCGCTGAATTCTCTTTTGCATTCGGCTCCAATCCCAATCCGAGCGGCAATATCCTTCACCATGAAGGGAAGCTGTACATCAGCAATACCGAGAACAACCGCATTCGAGTCCTGGACCTGGCGTCGGGTGTCATCGACGAATTTGCGGGAACGGGCGAAAAAGGGTATGGCGGCGACGGCGGCTCGGCGAAAATGGCCATGCTCAGCGCCCCGCGGGATTTGGAAATCGGTCCCGACGGGGATCTGTATTTTGCCGATACCGACAATGGCTGCGTTCGCGCCATCAACCTCGATACCGGCGTGATCCGAACCGTCGCTGGAACCGGAGAACTGGGGCTCGACGACGAAGAAAACAAGCCGGCGACCCAAACGAAGCTGCGACGCCCGTTCGGCTTGGCTTTCGACCCCGATGGCAATCTCTTCATCATGGATTCGCTGAACGACCGAATCGTGAAGGTGGCAAAATGA